One window of Desulfobacca acetoxidans DSM 11109 genomic DNA carries:
- a CDS encoding YkgJ family cysteine cluster protein, with translation MFRGAQDHFLDQELAHSFAQIVIGLFEEEASVDRIYEIARTAFEWGDFFIEAVEANTSLPRQLACQPGCSCCCHNQVELTPPEAILLGGHLAQRCSPAYLSNLLELAAQSLDKRAGMTKIQVAARRRELPCPLLLDDNCSVYEVRPLMCRAMHSLDAAACRQELTDPKVNRVEFYRHRHSIFLSLSRGLIDGCRTLGYQTGPLDLSQALQDYFSQPDLAEAWLLGGQVFRTGQARK, from the coding sequence ATGTTCCGGGGCGCTCAGGATCATTTTCTTGATCAAGAACTGGCGCACAGCTTCGCTCAAATAGTGATCGGCCTCTTCGAAGAGGAGGCATCTGTTGACCGGATTTACGAGATTGCCCGGACTGCCTTTGAGTGGGGCGATTTTTTCATTGAGGCGGTGGAGGCCAATACCTCCTTGCCACGGCAGCTTGCCTGCCAACCCGGCTGTTCTTGCTGCTGTCATAATCAGGTCGAACTGACCCCCCCGGAGGCCATTCTGTTGGGCGGTCATCTCGCCCAGCGGTGTTCTCCAGCATATCTATCCAATCTCCTCGAACTGGCCGCTCAATCCCTGGACAAGCGAGCTGGCATGACCAAGATACAGGTTGCCGCCAGACGCCGTGAACTCCCCTGCCCTCTCCTGCTCGATGACAATTGTTCGGTCTACGAGGTGCGGCCGCTGATGTGCCGGGCAATGCACTCTTTGGATGCGGCCGCCTGCCGACAGGAATTGACCGATCCCAAAGTCAACCGGGTAGAGTTTTATCGGCACCGCCACAGTATTTTTCTCTCTTTGAGCCGGGGTCTTATTGATGGCTGCCGTACGCTCGGATACCAGACCGGCCCCCTGGACCTGTCCCAGGCTCTCCAGGACTACTTTTCCCAACCGGATTTGGCAGAAGCATGGTTGTTGGGAGGGCAGGTATTCCGGACGGGTCAAGCCCGTAAATGA
- a CDS encoding APC family permease has product MSGIGQTNANDTTVVQGRLEKIGLPSATILVVANMVGTGIFTTSGFIIKDLQNPWAMLSCWVLGGLFALAGALCYGELGSRYPRAGGEYVFLRESFGELAGFLSGWISLLVGFSAPIAAASMAFAAYFLAGLNGGPTSEYIWTIRGIKVLTFSPLTLIASAVILAFTLIHRHSLSLGSRVQNVLTLFKISLIFGFVILGLFWGRGSLEHFGQPPDVRIFFSGEFAISLIFISFAYSGWNAAAYIGGEISRPAHNIPRALIIGTLLVAILYFFLNVTFLYGLPPHEMSGVLEVGEKAALALFGHRVSQIFSAAIALSLLSLISAMMLTGPRVYLAMAQDGLFFPSIGRLGTRRQTPGNAIALQATLAIILVLTASFEHLLLFIGFTLSVFAMLTVGGLMVLRHRQPRKDLPYQTLGYPLTAVVFILGNIWIILFTIFSRPMAALTGLGAVLAGLAVYAFFKWRRSPVTV; this is encoded by the coding sequence ATGAGCGGCATCGGGCAGACAAATGCCAACGATACCACCGTGGTTCAGGGCCGGCTGGAAAAGATCGGCCTGCCCTCGGCCACTATCCTGGTCGTGGCGAATATGGTGGGGACAGGTATCTTCACCACCTCCGGATTTATTATTAAGGATTTGCAGAATCCCTGGGCCATGCTGAGCTGCTGGGTCTTGGGGGGGCTGTTTGCCCTGGCCGGGGCCCTGTGCTACGGAGAACTCGGATCCCGCTATCCTCGGGCGGGTGGGGAGTATGTCTTTTTACGGGAGAGCTTTGGCGAGCTGGCCGGCTTCCTCTCGGGGTGGATCTCCCTGCTGGTGGGCTTCTCCGCCCCGATTGCCGCTGCCTCGATGGCCTTTGCGGCGTACTTCCTGGCGGGCCTGAACGGCGGCCCCACCTCGGAATATATCTGGACCATCCGGGGGATAAAGGTTTTGACCTTTTCACCGCTTACTTTGATTGCCTCCGCAGTTATCCTGGCCTTCACCCTGATCCACCGCCATAGCCTGTCACTCGGCAGCCGCGTACAGAACGTCTTGACGTTGTTTAAGATCAGTCTCATTTTCGGATTTGTCATCCTGGGACTCTTCTGGGGTCGGGGTTCGCTGGAGCACTTCGGCCAACCCCCGGATGTCCGCATATTCTTTTCCGGCGAATTTGCTATCTCCCTGATCTTTATCTCCTTCGCCTACAGCGGCTGGAATGCGGCGGCCTACATAGGCGGCGAGATCTCCCGGCCGGCCCATAACATTCCCCGGGCCCTTATCATCGGCACCCTCCTGGTCGCCATCCTCTACTTCTTTCTCAATGTTACCTTCCTCTACGGACTTCCCCCTCATGAGATGAGCGGGGTTTTGGAGGTGGGAGAAAAAGCCGCCCTGGCTCTCTTCGGCCACCGGGTCAGCCAGATTTTTTCTGCGGCCATTGCCTTGAGCCTTCTGTCCCTGATCAGCGCCATGATGCTGACCGGTCCCCGAGTCTATTTAGCCATGGCTCAAGATGGCCTGTTTTTTCCCAGCATCGGCAGACTTGGCACCCGGCGCCAGACCCCCGGCAACGCCATCGCCCTGCAGGCCACCCTGGCAATCATCCTGGTGCTGACGGCCTCGTTCGAACACCTCCTGCTTTTCATCGGCTTTACCCTATCCGTCTTTGCCATGTTGACCGTCGGCGGCTTGATGGTTCTCAGGCATCGGCAGCCGAGAAAAGACCTGCCGTATCAAACACTAGGCTATCCTCTCACCGCCGTTGTCTTTATTCTTGGCAATATCTGGATCATCCTTTTTACCATCTTCAGCAGACCCATGGCCGCCCTCACCGGCCTCGGCGCCGTACTGGCGGGACTTGCAGTCTATGCCTTTTTTAAATGGCGGCGGTCACCGGTGACTGTCTAA
- a CDS encoding flavin reductase family protein — MKKSIGARTFLYPMPVFIVGTYDDNKKPNICAVAWGGICCSKPPSVTICLRQATYTYGNLKARQAFTISIPPESRVKEADYAGLASGRDVDKFAVAGLTPVASEVVDAPFVKEFPMVLECKVTHIVEIGLHTLFVGEIQDIKVEEDCLTDKGIPDITKIKPFSFAMDSMSYYSIGPFLAPAFAIGKDLMK; from the coding sequence ATGAAAAAATCCATTGGCGCTAGGACCTTCCTGTATCCGATGCCGGTTTTTATCGTCGGAACCTATGATGACAACAAGAAGCCCAATATTTGTGCGGTAGCCTGGGGCGGCATCTGCTGTTCCAAACCACCCAGCGTTACGATCTGCCTGAGGCAGGCCACCTATACCTACGGCAATCTCAAGGCCCGGCAGGCCTTCACTATTAGTATTCCCCCGGAATCACGGGTCAAGGAAGCCGATTACGCCGGCCTCGCCTCCGGTCGGGACGTCGATAAGTTCGCCGTCGCCGGACTGACGCCGGTGGCCAGCGAGGTGGTTGATGCCCCGTTTGTCAAGGAATTCCCCATGGTTTTGGAGTGCAAGGTGACCCACATTGTGGAGATCGGTCTCCATACCCTATTTGTCGGTGAGATTCAGGACATTAAAGTGGAGGAGGATTGTCTGACAGATAAAGGCATTCCCGATATTACGAAGATTAAACCTTTCAGCTTCGCCATGGACAGCATGAGCTACTACAGCATCGGCCCCTTCCTGGCTCCGGCCTTTGCCATCGGTAAGGACCTGATGAAGTAG